One Manihot esculenta cultivar AM560-2 chromosome 18, M.esculenta_v8, whole genome shotgun sequence genomic window carries:
- the LOC110606508 gene encoding LOW QUALITY PROTEIN: protein NRT1/ PTR FAMILY 5.10 (The sequence of the model RefSeq protein was modified relative to this genomic sequence to represent the inferred CDS: substituted 1 base at 1 genomic stop codon), producing MATIGVSGSESPESIQTSLLNVVVEGFVDYRGLPTYRSNSWGWTSASFILGXEISFLLLLLLGPFIADSCLGRYRTIVVGCVICILGLGLLTLSTTISSFSASSGPFQVVFFFFSLYLVAFGQGGYKPCVQAFGADQFDERDPKESIDKNSFFNWWYFSMCSGILVARLILIYIQDNLNWTFGFGIPCIVMVIALFIFLLGSKTYRYSIKVEEKSAFQRIRQVFVATIRNWRSSSAIALEEEACQSLPHHSSDQFMFLNKALFECSLNEVEEAKAVLRLIPIWALCLIFGVADAQFSTLCTKQGATMDRSISPGFDIPPASLQSLISITIILFIPTYDRIIVPIARNLTKNPSGITMLQRIGTGMVFSALSVAIAAIVEMKRLKVAREYGLVNKPNVTVPMSIWWLIPQYVLDGVADGLTSVGMQEFFYDQVPGELRSVGVSLYISTSGMGRFISSFLISIIERLTGGEGCDSWFANNLNGAHLDYFYWLLAGLSTIQLVVYLYFAKNYVYKREGTN from the exons ATGGCCACCATAGGCGTTTCAGGTTCAGAGTCACCGGAAAGCATCCAAACTTCTCTTTTAAACGTCGTCGTTGAAGGCTTCGTTGATTACAGAGGCCTCCCGACCTACAGATCAAACTCCTGGGGATGGACATCAGCGTCTTTCATATTAGGTTGAGAAATaagctttttattattattattattagg tccctttATTGCTGATTCTTGTCTTGGAAGATATCGTACCATCGTCGTTGGATGTGTTATCTGCATATTA GGTCTTGGCTTGTTGACTCTATCGACTACTATTTCTTCTTTCAGTGCTTCTAGTGGCCCATTTCAAGtagttttcttcttcttttctctatATTTGGTAGCTTTTGGGCAAGGTGGATATAAACCTTGTGTTCAGGCTTTTGGAGCAGATCAATTTGATGAAAGAGACCCCAAGGAAAGCATAGACAAAAACTCtttcttcaactggtggtatttTTCTATGTGTTCAGGCATCTTAGTAGCACGATTGATCTTAATCTACATACAAGACAACCTTAATTGGACCTTTGGTTTTGGAATCCCATGTATTGTGATGGTCATTGCACTATTCATATTCTTACTTGGTAGTAAGACGTATCGCTATAGTATCAAGGTGGAAGAAAAAAGTGCGTTTCAAAGAATTAGACAGGTTTTTGTTGCAACCATTAGAAACTGGCGATCTTCTTCTgcaatagctttggaggaagaAGCTTGTCAATCGCTGCCTCACCATAGCTCTGATCAATTCAT GTTCCTTAACAAAGCCCTGTTTGAGTGTAGCCTTAATGAAGTTGAAGAAGCTAAAGCAGTACTTAGACTTATTCCTATATGGGCTTTGTGTTTGATATTTGGTGTTGCGGATGCACAGTTCTCAACTTTATGCACTAAGCAAGGAGCAACTATGGATAGATCAATTTCCCCAGGTTTCGATATACCACCAGCTTCACTTCAATCTCTTATCAGCAttactattattttattcattccaACCTATGACCGCATCATTGTTCCCATAGCAAGGAATTTAACTAAAAATCCTTCTGGCATTACAATGCTTCAGAGGATTGGAACTGGGATGGTTTTTTCTGCCCTGAGTGTGGCAATTGCTGCTATAGTTGAGATGAAAAGGCTCAAAGTCGCTCGAGAATATGGTCTAGTTAATAAGCCAAATGTGACAGTTCCAATGAGCATATGGTGGTTGATTCCTCAATACGTATTGGATGGAGTTGCTGATGGATTAACCTCGGTTGGAATGCAAGAATTCTTCTATGACCAGGTTCCCGGAGAATTGAGAAGCGTGGGTGTTTCTCTCTATATCAGCACCTCTGGTATGGGAAGATTTATTAGCAGTTTTCTCATTTCTATCATTGAGAGACTCACTGGAGGGGAAGGCTGCGATAGTTGGTTTGCTAATAATCTGAATGGAGCTCATCTTGATTACTTCTATTGGCTATTAGCTGGACTAAGTACAATACAATTGGTTGTTTACTTGTATTTTGCAAAAAATTATGTGTATAAAAGGGAAGGCACAAATTAA